A section of the Pimelobacter simplex genome encodes:
- a CDS encoding VWA domain-containing protein: MWTREDTGFHWPWLVAVLGVLVLALLVGWLLRWRAHRPASGSASYVAHAGRLRALPRYRALVRRQVVLGTCLTLAALVACTGAIVVAGRVQERQTLAQSDRTRDIVLCLDASGSMAEVDRQVLREFRTIVDGLRGERVGLTIWSGAAITIFPLTDDYQYVVDQLYEAEKAFRDGTVISDDYAVFTAGTVVDWDVQSQLGDGLASCVQRFDRRDEDRTRAIVLASDNEPVGTGIYNVTEAAQYAADEKVVVHGIAAPRTADRPAAVREFRTAMTSTGGTFSLLGDDNSAGSVVRAIDSLEATPIERPPIVQIFDRPRLGTALAGIGLLGLALVWAAQGALALCDRRGGAR; this comes from the coding sequence ATGTGGACCCGCGAGGACACCGGCTTCCACTGGCCCTGGCTGGTGGCGGTCCTCGGCGTGCTCGTGCTGGCGCTGCTCGTCGGGTGGCTGCTGCGCTGGCGGGCCCACCGGCCCGCGTCCGGCAGCGCGTCGTACGTCGCGCACGCGGGGCGGTTGCGCGCCCTCCCCCGCTACCGCGCGCTGGTCCGGCGCCAGGTGGTGCTCGGCACCTGCCTCACGCTGGCCGCGCTGGTGGCGTGCACCGGCGCGATCGTCGTCGCCGGCCGGGTCCAGGAGCGCCAGACCCTCGCGCAGTCCGACCGGACCCGCGACATCGTCCTGTGCCTCGACGCGTCGGGATCGATGGCCGAGGTCGACCGCCAGGTGCTGCGCGAGTTCCGCACGATCGTCGACGGCCTGCGCGGCGAACGGGTCGGGCTGACCATCTGGAGCGGTGCGGCCATCACGATCTTCCCGCTCACCGACGACTACCAATATGTCGTCGACCAGCTCTACGAGGCCGAGAAGGCGTTCCGCGACGGCACCGTGATCAGCGACGACTACGCCGTCTTCACCGCCGGCACGGTCGTCGACTGGGACGTGCAGTCCCAGCTCGGCGACGGCCTCGCCTCGTGCGTGCAGCGCTTCGACCGCCGCGACGAGGACCGCACCCGCGCGATCGTGCTCGCCTCCGACAACGAGCCGGTCGGGACCGGCATCTACAACGTCACCGAGGCCGCGCAGTACGCCGCCGACGAGAAGGTCGTCGTGCACGGCATCGCCGCGCCGCGCACCGCCGACCGGCCCGCCGCCGTACGGGAGTTCCGCACCGCGATGACCAGCACCGGCGGCACGTTCTCGCTGCTCGGCGACGACAACAGCGCGGGCTCGGTGGTGCGCGCCATCGACAGCCTGGAGGCGACGCCGATCGAGCGTCCGCCGATCGTCCAGATCTTCGACCGGCCGCGCCTCGGTACGGCGCTCGCCGGGATCGGCCTGCTCGGCCTGGCGCTCGTCTGGGCGGCCCAGGGCGCGCTCGCCCTGTGCGACCGACGCGGAGGTGCCCGGTGA
- a CDS encoding RDD family protein — translation MPAADFATVTADDLVTGEGVALDLPAASLGLRMASGLIDVVVTLVAFVAAYLLLVIAAALTRDEAAIGFAVVLTSVLVFLALPTALETFTRGRTIGKLALGLRTVRDDGGPISFQHALVRSLIGFVEIYAFSGVPAFFSIMLSTRGKRLGDYAAGTYVVRERVPLRLPPPPPMPPQLAAWARRTDLGTLPTGTALAVRQYLGRLGTLDPASRDRIGRLLLTDVLPHVAPAPPPGVPPEMVLGAIIAERRERDLARLRRDDELRARLLTEG, via the coding sequence ATGCCCGCCGCCGACTTCGCCACCGTCACCGCCGACGACCTCGTCACCGGCGAGGGAGTCGCGCTCGACCTCCCGGCGGCGTCGCTGGGCCTGCGGATGGCGAGCGGGCTGATCGACGTGGTGGTCACGCTGGTGGCGTTCGTGGCGGCGTACCTGCTGCTGGTGATCGCCGCGGCGCTGACCCGGGACGAGGCGGCCATCGGCTTCGCGGTGGTGCTGACGTCGGTGCTGGTGTTCCTGGCGCTGCCGACGGCGCTCGAGACGTTCACCCGCGGCCGCACGATCGGCAAGCTCGCCCTGGGCCTGCGCACGGTGCGCGACGACGGCGGGCCGATCAGCTTCCAGCACGCGCTGGTGCGCTCGCTCATCGGGTTCGTCGAGATCTACGCGTTCTCGGGGGTGCCCGCCTTCTTCTCGATCATGCTGAGCACGCGCGGCAAGCGGCTGGGCGACTACGCCGCCGGCACCTACGTCGTGCGCGAGCGGGTGCCGCTGCGGCTGCCCCCGCCGCCGCCGATGCCGCCCCAGCTCGCCGCGTGGGCCCGTCGTACCGACCTCGGGACGCTGCCGACCGGCACCGCCCTGGCGGTCCGGCAGTACCTCGGCCGGTTGGGCACGCTCGACCCGGCCTCGCGGGACCGGATCGGCCGGCTGCTGCTGACCGACGTGCTCCCCCACGTCGCACCCGCCCCGCCGCCCGGCGTACCGCCCGAGATGGTGCTGGGGGCGATCATCGCCGAGCGCCGCGAGCGGGACCTGGCCCGGCTGCGCCGCGACGACGAGCTGCGGGCCCGGCTGCTCACCGAGGGGTGA
- a CDS encoding DUF58 domain-containing protein — translation MTAHLTRIRSRLAIHAHRKVRGLLEGEYAAIHAGRGIDFNDLREYVRGDDVKDIDWKASARSRQLLVKRYVAERKHTVLLCISTGRSMAALNDAAVAKRELAVLVAGVMGHLAVQHGDLVGLVHGNAASCRAERPGGGDLHLERLLGAAYDAIRPDGPPGDLATLLRHVVRTVRRRTILVVVTDETALAEDAIALLRRLSVQHEVLFVTLGDLDPTLPAVAGRRLVDIDAGAEVPGWLRRDERLRREYAALVDDEAQRLRRRLDQLGIAQELVRDHDDAITAVFRLLERHRHARRR, via the coding sequence ATGACGGCCCACCTCACCCGCATCCGCAGCCGGCTCGCGATCCACGCGCACCGCAAGGTCCGCGGCCTGCTCGAGGGCGAGTACGCCGCGATCCACGCCGGGCGCGGCATCGACTTCAACGACCTGCGCGAGTACGTCCGCGGCGACGACGTCAAGGACATCGACTGGAAGGCGTCAGCCCGCAGCCGCCAGCTCCTGGTCAAGCGCTACGTCGCCGAGCGCAAGCACACGGTGCTGCTGTGCATCTCGACCGGGCGCAGCATGGCCGCGCTCAACGACGCCGCCGTCGCCAAGCGCGAGCTCGCCGTCCTCGTGGCCGGCGTGATGGGTCACCTCGCCGTCCAGCACGGCGACCTGGTCGGCCTCGTGCACGGCAACGCCGCGTCCTGCCGTGCCGAGCGGCCCGGCGGCGGCGACCTGCACCTGGAGCGGCTGCTCGGCGCGGCGTACGACGCGATCCGGCCCGACGGCCCGCCCGGTGACCTGGCCACGCTGCTGCGCCACGTCGTGCGGACGGTGCGCCGGCGCACCATCCTCGTGGTCGTCACCGACGAGACCGCGCTCGCCGAGGACGCCATCGCCCTGCTGCGGCGGCTGAGCGTCCAGCACGAGGTGCTCTTCGTGACCCTGGGCGACCTCGACCCGACCCTGCCCGCCGTCGCCGGCCGGCGCCTGGTCGACATCGACGCCGGCGCCGAGGTGCCCGGCTGGCTGCGCCGCGACGAGCGCCTGCGCCGCGAGTACGCCGCCCTGGTCGACGACGAGGCGCAGCGGCTGCGCCGCCGGCTCGACCAGCTCGGCATCGCCCAGGAGCTCGTCCGCGACCACGACGACGCGATCACCGCCGTGTTCCGGCTGCTGGAGAGGCACCGTCATGCCCGGCGACGCTAG
- a CDS encoding AAA family ATPase has translation MTQTAYPETVDPRVRERLLAVRDEVAKAVVGQEAAVSGLLVALLCGGHVLMEGVPGTAKTLLVRTLAASLDVQTRRVQFTPDLMPGDITGSLVIDSTGRSGELSFREGPIFTNLLLADEINRTPPKTQSALLEAMEEGQVSADGVTRPLPRPFLVAATQNPVEFEGTYPLPEAQLDRFLLKVVLPVPPREDEVTILTRHAGGFDPRDVAGAGVTAVASGADIEAGQAAVKGVQVSPEVAGYIVDIARATRQSPSLSLGVSPRGATALLRAARAWAWLSGRGFVTPDDVKALTQATLAHRLGVRPEAELEGVDVAQVLASAVASVPVPR, from the coding sequence ATGACCCAGACCGCCTACCCCGAGACCGTGGACCCGCGGGTGCGCGAGCGGCTGCTCGCCGTCCGCGACGAGGTCGCCAAGGCCGTCGTCGGCCAAGAGGCGGCCGTCTCCGGCCTGCTCGTCGCCCTGCTCTGCGGCGGTCACGTGCTCATGGAGGGCGTGCCCGGCACCGCCAAGACGCTCCTCGTGCGCACCCTGGCCGCGAGCCTCGACGTGCAGACCCGGCGGGTGCAGTTCACCCCCGACCTGATGCCCGGCGACATCACCGGCTCGCTCGTCATCGACTCCACCGGGCGCAGCGGCGAGCTGAGCTTCCGCGAGGGGCCGATCTTCACCAACCTGCTGCTCGCCGACGAGATCAACCGGACCCCGCCCAAGACGCAGTCCGCGCTGCTCGAGGCGATGGAGGAGGGTCAGGTCTCCGCCGACGGCGTCACCCGCCCGCTGCCGCGCCCGTTCCTGGTCGCCGCGACCCAGAACCCCGTCGAGTTCGAGGGCACCTACCCGCTGCCCGAGGCCCAGCTCGACCGCTTCCTGCTCAAGGTGGTGCTGCCCGTCCCGCCGCGCGAGGACGAGGTCACGATCCTGACCCGCCACGCCGGCGGCTTCGACCCGCGCGACGTCGCGGGCGCCGGGGTCACCGCCGTGGCCAGCGGCGCCGACATCGAGGCCGGCCAGGCCGCGGTCAAGGGTGTCCAGGTCTCCCCCGAGGTCGCCGGCTACATCGTCGACATCGCCCGCGCCACCCGGCAGTCGCCGTCCCTCTCCCTCGGCGTCAGCCCGCGCGGCGCGACCGCCCTGCTCCGCGCCGCCCGCGCCTGGGCCTGGCTCTCCGGACGCGGCTTCGTCACCCCCGACGACGTCAAGGCCCTCACCCAGGCCACCCTCGCGCACCGCCTCGGCGTCCGCCCCGAGGCCGAGCTCGAGGGCGTCGACGTCGCCCAGGTGCTCGCCTCGGCCGTCGCCTCCGTGCCCGTCCCCCGCTGA
- a CDS encoding AAA family ATPase, with product MTHATATRRTPEDPSTPLTAAELSRASEAIERVSETFSSRVVGQRRVRTALLVTLLSEGHILLESVPGLAKTLAASTLAHAVSARFTRIQCTPDLLPADIIGTQVYDPRSHEFETQLGPVHANVVLLDEINRASAKTQSALLEAMQERQTSIAGTVHRLPDPFMVLATQNPIEEEGTYVLPRAQMDRFLLKEVVDYPTEDDELMVLERIDDGTLGQHMTEVEPVITTTEVAELQELVRRVYVDPAIRRYVVSLVRATRDVTGVLGPELGEYVEIGSSPRGSIAFFQAARAMAVVQGRHYVIPEDIRELRHSVLRHRIHLSFEALADRVQPETVIDAVFRAVPTP from the coding sequence ATGACCCACGCCACCGCCACCCGGCGTACGCCCGAGGACCCGAGCACGCCCCTCACGGCCGCCGAGCTGAGCCGGGCCTCCGAGGCGATCGAGAGGGTCTCCGAGACGTTCTCCAGCCGGGTCGTGGGCCAGCGCCGGGTCCGTACGGCGCTCCTGGTCACGCTGCTCTCCGAGGGCCACATCCTGCTCGAGAGCGTCCCCGGCCTGGCCAAGACGCTCGCCGCGTCGACGCTGGCCCACGCGGTCAGCGCGCGGTTCACCCGGATCCAGTGCACGCCGGACCTGCTGCCCGCCGACATCATCGGCACCCAGGTCTACGACCCGCGCAGCCACGAGTTCGAGACCCAGCTCGGCCCGGTGCACGCCAACGTCGTCCTGCTCGACGAGATCAACCGGGCCAGCGCCAAGACGCAGTCGGCGCTGCTCGAGGCGATGCAGGAGCGGCAGACGTCGATCGCCGGCACGGTGCACCGCCTGCCCGACCCGTTCATGGTGCTGGCCACCCAGAACCCCATCGAGGAAGAGGGCACCTACGTCCTCCCCCGTGCCCAGATGGACCGCTTCCTGCTCAAGGAGGTCGTCGACTACCCCACCGAGGACGACGAGCTGATGGTCCTCGAGCGCATCGACGACGGCACGCTCGGCCAGCACATGACCGAGGTCGAGCCGGTCATCACCACCACCGAGGTGGCCGAGCTCCAAGAGCTCGTCCGCCGCGTGTACGTCGACCCGGCGATCCGCCGCTACGTCGTCTCCCTCGTCCGCGCGACCCGCGACGTCACCGGTGTCCTGGGCCCCGAGCTCGGCGAGTACGTCGAGATCGGCTCCAGCCCGCGCGGCTCGATCGCCTTCTTCCAGGCCGCGCGCGCGATGGCCGTCGTCCAGGGACGGCACTACGTCATCCCCGAGGACATCCGCGAGCTGCGCCACAGCGTCCTGCGCCACCGGATCCACCTCAGCTTCGAGGCGCTCGCCGACCGGGTCCAGCCGGAGACCGTCATCGACGCGGTGTTCCGGGCGGTCCCCACCCCGTGA
- a CDS encoding DUF4129 domain-containing protein gives MTWPALALTLAGSRLDPPLDPSGDEARGALRRELARPEYHDTDLLERLDRWLGRLIDNTVGAASGSSPVMAVIATLVVLALAGAVLFLVSRARATARGTAAARPALGGEVISADELRARAEAALAAGDPSAALVDAFRAVAVRQVERGRIEDLPQATAHELAGALGTVFPERRGAVLRGADLFDEVLYGERPASADQARDLLALDEALGGRAVRR, from the coding sequence ATGACCTGGCCGGCCCTCGCGCTGACCCTGGCCGGGTCGCGCCTCGACCCACCGCTCGACCCGAGCGGCGACGAGGCGCGCGGTGCGCTGCGCCGCGAGCTGGCTCGCCCGGAGTACCACGACACCGACCTGCTCGAGCGGCTCGACCGCTGGCTCGGACGGCTCATCGACAACACCGTCGGCGCGGCCTCCGGCTCCTCGCCGGTGATGGCCGTCATCGCGACCCTGGTCGTCCTGGCCCTGGCCGGCGCCGTGCTGTTCCTGGTCAGCCGGGCCCGGGCCACCGCCCGCGGCACCGCCGCGGCCCGGCCCGCGCTGGGCGGCGAGGTGATCAGCGCCGACGAGCTGCGCGCCCGCGCCGAGGCGGCGCTCGCCGCCGGGGACCCCTCGGCCGCGCTCGTCGACGCCTTCCGCGCGGTCGCCGTGCGCCAGGTCGAGCGGGGCCGGATCGAGGACCTCCCCCAGGCCACGGCGCACGAGCTGGCCGGCGCGCTCGGCACGGTCTTCCCCGAGCGGCGCGGTGCGGTCCTGCGCGGCGCGGACCTCTTCGACGAGGTGCTCTACGGCGAGCGGCCGGCCAGCGCCGACCAGGCCCGCGACCTGCTCGCGCTCGACGAGGCCCTCGGCGGACGGGCGGTACGCCGGTGA
- the rplC gene encoding 50S ribosomal protein L3: MTIERNVKGLLGTKLGMTQLWDENNRVIPVTVVAAGTNVVTQVRQPEPDGYNAIQIGFGEIEGRKVNKPQAGHFAKAGTTPRRHVVEIRTADASEYTVGQELPVDTFEAGQAIDVTGTSKGKGFAGVMKRHGFAGVSASHGAHRNHRKPGSIGACATPGRVFKGLRMAGRMGTDTVTTQNVTVHAVDVEKGIVLIKGAVPGPKGGLVVLRTAAKKG; this comes from the coding sequence ATGACTATTGAGCGCAACGTGAAGGGCCTGCTGGGCACCAAGCTCGGCATGACCCAGCTCTGGGACGAGAACAACCGGGTCATCCCGGTGACCGTGGTCGCCGCGGGCACCAACGTGGTCACCCAGGTCCGCCAGCCCGAGCCGGACGGCTACAACGCCATCCAGATCGGCTTCGGCGAGATCGAGGGCCGCAAGGTCAACAAGCCGCAGGCGGGCCACTTCGCCAAGGCCGGCACCACGCCGCGCCGGCACGTGGTCGAGATCCGCACCGCGGACGCGTCGGAGTACACCGTCGGCCAGGAGCTGCCCGTCGACACGTTCGAGGCCGGCCAGGCCATCGACGTGACCGGCACCAGCAAGGGCAAGGGCTTCGCCGGTGTCATGAAGCGGCACGGCTTCGCCGGTGTGAGCGCCTCGCACGGTGCCCACCGCAACCACCGCAAGCCGGGCTCGATCGGCGCCTGCGCCACGCCGGGTCGCGTGTTCAAGGGTCTGCGCATGGCCGGCCGCATGGGTACCGACACCGTCACCACCCAGAACGTCACCGTCCACGCCGTCGACGTCGAGAAGGGCATCGTCCTGATCAAGGGCGCCGTCCCCGGCCCCAAGGGCGGCCTCGTCGTCCTGCGCACGGCTGCGAAGAAGGGCTGA
- a CDS encoding DUF4350 domain-containing protein, which yields MSAPVLDSPAAASTPAGGARRRRPPAWVVLTVAVVLALVVGAWVSRDGEKYAGLADPRNPKPDGAQALARVLADQGVEVTIARSAAELDDVDVRREATVVVTRPDQLTRSTLERLRRHVGPARVVLVEPSYGLVQQIDPDLSTLPVSPSTGHAVEADCAPLAGVDLDGLRLEVDDATAYNGTGCFTRELGPILRTVRDADGELVLFGAAQALTNDQVTRADNAAIALRLLGQDEQLVWYVPDPADAAPGDAVSLGSLLPDWLVPGLWMVLLAGIGLICWRFRRLGPLTTEPLPVVVRAVETTRSRGRMYRRSGDRAHAAHALRRAARTDLAGLLGLDRRAAPAAVVEAAARHLGTPVESVAALLDDHRPPPANDQELVRLAQDLALLRREVRRA from the coding sequence GTGAGCGCGCCCGTCCTCGACTCCCCCGCCGCCGCGAGCACCCCGGCCGGCGGTGCCCGGCGCCGCCGACCGCCCGCCTGGGTGGTGCTCACCGTCGCGGTCGTGCTCGCGCTGGTCGTGGGCGCCTGGGTCTCACGCGACGGCGAGAAGTACGCCGGCCTGGCCGACCCCCGCAACCCCAAGCCCGACGGCGCGCAGGCGCTGGCCCGGGTGCTCGCCGACCAGGGCGTCGAGGTGACCATCGCCCGCTCCGCCGCGGAGCTCGACGACGTCGACGTACGCCGCGAGGCCACCGTCGTGGTCACCCGGCCCGACCAGCTCACGCGCAGCACCCTGGAGCGACTGCGCCGCCACGTGGGCCCGGCGCGCGTGGTGCTCGTCGAGCCGTCGTACGGGCTGGTGCAGCAGATCGACCCGGACCTGAGCACGCTCCCCGTCTCGCCGAGCACCGGGCACGCCGTCGAGGCCGACTGCGCGCCGCTCGCCGGCGTCGACCTCGACGGGCTGCGGCTCGAGGTGGACGACGCGACGGCCTACAACGGGACCGGCTGCTTCACCCGCGAGCTCGGCCCCATCCTGCGCACGGTGCGCGACGCCGACGGCGAGCTGGTGCTCTTCGGCGCCGCCCAGGCGCTGACCAACGACCAGGTCACCCGCGCCGACAACGCCGCGATCGCGCTGCGTCTGCTCGGCCAGGACGAGCAGCTCGTCTGGTACGTGCCCGACCCCGCCGACGCCGCTCCGGGCGACGCGGTGAGCCTCGGCTCGCTGCTGCCCGACTGGCTGGTGCCGGGGCTGTGGATGGTCCTCCTGGCCGGGATCGGCCTGATCTGCTGGCGCTTCCGCCGGCTCGGGCCGCTGACGACCGAGCCGCTGCCGGTCGTCGTCCGGGCCGTCGAGACCACGCGCAGCCGCGGCCGGATGTACCGGCGCAGCGGCGACCGGGCCCACGCCGCGCACGCCCTGCGCCGCGCCGCGCGCACCGACCTGGCCGGCCTGCTGGGGCTCGACCGCCGGGCCGCGCCCGCTGCCGTCGTCGAGGCCGCGGCCCGCCACCTCGGCACCCCCGTCGAGAGCGTCGCCGCGCTGCTCGACGACCACCGACCACCCCCGGCGAACGACCAGGAGCTGGTCCGGCTCGCCCAGGACCTGGCCCTACTGAGGAGAGAGGTACGACGCGCATGA
- a CDS encoding stage II sporulation protein M encodes MPRIDLDAYVAAHARSWVRLEELVRLRRRTGAEADELVDRYQQVATHLSVVRTSAPDGELVAHLSSLLGRARIAMLAARVPSWRGVGRFFTEQFPAALYRLRWWWLGCLAGNVLVTGIVMIWLAQHPAVEQNLLSPEQVDQLVNNDFESYYSENAAGAFAAHVWLNNAWVSALCIALGILGLPVLWLLFQNVANLAIVGSIMVRHDRGDLFWGLILPHGLLELTCVFVAGGVGLRLFWSWIEPGSLSRAGSLARAGRTAVTVALGLAVVLAISGVIEAFVTPSPLPTWARIAIGVLAEVVFLAYVFVVGRAAASRGETGDVSAALLEDRVAAQA; translated from the coding sequence GTGCCGCGGATCGATCTCGACGCCTACGTCGCTGCCCATGCGCGCTCGTGGGTGCGGCTCGAGGAGCTCGTGCGGCTCCGGCGCCGGACGGGGGCCGAGGCGGACGAGCTGGTCGACCGCTACCAGCAGGTCGCGACGCACCTGTCCGTCGTACGGACCTCGGCGCCGGACGGTGAGCTCGTCGCCCACCTCTCCTCGCTCCTGGGCCGGGCCCGCATCGCGATGCTCGCCGCCCGCGTCCCGAGCTGGCGCGGGGTCGGCAGGTTCTTCACCGAGCAGTTCCCCGCCGCGCTCTACCGCCTGCGCTGGTGGTGGCTCGGCTGCCTGGCGGGCAACGTCCTCGTCACCGGGATCGTGATGATCTGGCTCGCCCAGCACCCCGCGGTCGAGCAGAACCTGCTCTCGCCCGAGCAGGTCGACCAGCTCGTCAACAACGACTTCGAGAGCTACTACAGCGAGAACGCCGCCGGCGCCTTCGCCGCCCACGTCTGGCTCAACAACGCCTGGGTGAGTGCGCTGTGCATCGCCCTGGGCATCCTCGGCCTCCCGGTCCTGTGGCTGCTCTTCCAGAACGTCGCCAACCTCGCGATCGTCGGCTCGATCATGGTCCGCCACGACCGCGGCGACCTGTTCTGGGGCCTGATCCTCCCGCACGGCCTGCTCGAGCTCACCTGCGTCTTCGTCGCCGGCGGGGTCGGCCTGCGCCTGTTCTGGTCGTGGATCGAGCCCGGCTCGCTCTCCCGGGCCGGATCGCTCGCGCGCGCCGGCCGTACCGCCGTCACCGTGGCGCTCGGCCTGGCCGTGGTGCTCGCGATCAGCGGCGTGATCGAGGCCTTCGTGACGCCCTCGCCGCTGCCGACGTGGGCGCGGATCGCGATCGGGGTGCTGGCCGAGGTGGTCTTCCTGGCCTACGTGTTCGTGGTCGGGCGGGCGGCCGCCTCGCGCGGCGAGACCGGCGACGTCTCGGCGGCGCTGCTCGAGGACCGGGTCGCCGCCCAGGCCTGA
- the rpsJ gene encoding 30S ribosomal protein S10: MAGQKIRIRLKAYDHEVIDTSARKIVDTVTRTGAKVAGPVPLPTEKNVFCVIRSPHKYKDSREHFEMRTHKRLIDIIDPTPKTVDSLMRLDLPAGVDIEIKL; encoded by the coding sequence ATGGCGGGACAGAAGATCCGCATCAGGCTCAAGGCCTATGACCACGAGGTGATCGACACCTCGGCGCGCAAGATCGTGGACACGGTCACCCGTACGGGTGCGAAGGTCGCTGGCCCGGTGCCGCTGCCGACGGAGAAGAACGTGTTCTGTGTCATTCGCTCGCCGCACAAGTACAAGGACTCGCGCGAGCACTTCGAGATGCGTACGCACAAGCGTCTCATCGACATCATCGACCCCACGCCGAAGACCGTCGACAGCCTCATGCGTCTCGACCTGCCGGCCGGTGTCGACATCGAGATCAAGCTCTGA
- a CDS encoding DUF58 domain-containing protein — MTISGRVPLLLLLGVAAVVLRPSGGTVLLWLLGVLLLAGLDLLLTPGPTSIGLTRRPPGTVRLGDPATSVLVVANTGARRVHLQVRDAWQPSAGAGTNRFRLHLPAGDQRRLTTPLLPRRRGDLRAAGVTVRSWGPLGLTARQRTFDVPGAVRALPPFDSRKHLPSRLARLRELDGRAAVRVRGQGTEFDSLREYVRGDDVRSIDWRASARSPHVVVRTWQPERDRRVVLVLDTSRTSAGRVARVAGEAETDGMPRLDAAMDAALLLGALASRAGDRIDFAAGDRRVRARQRLHGVRDVAARLQEQMADLDPTLVEADWDLLAGAVQGFGRQRALVVLLTALEPSAIADGLLPVLPALTRHHRVVVASVRDPELTRLAEAADDPALAPTADTVYDAAAAAQELHRRDRMRAVLQRLGVDVVDADAESLPPALADHYLALKAQGLL; from the coding sequence ATGACGATCTCCGGCCGGGTACCGCTGCTGCTCCTGCTCGGGGTGGCGGCGGTCGTGCTGCGCCCCTCGGGCGGCACGGTTCTGCTCTGGCTGCTCGGCGTGCTCCTCCTGGCCGGGCTCGACCTGCTGCTCACCCCGGGCCCCACGTCGATCGGGCTGACCCGGCGCCCGCCGGGCACGGTCCGCCTCGGCGACCCGGCCACGTCGGTCCTCGTCGTGGCCAACACCGGCGCGCGCCGCGTGCACCTCCAGGTCCGCGACGCCTGGCAGCCCTCGGCCGGCGCCGGCACCAACCGCTTCCGGCTGCACCTCCCGGCCGGCGACCAGCGCCGGCTGACCACGCCCCTGCTCCCCCGCCGCCGCGGCGACCTGCGCGCCGCCGGGGTCACCGTCCGCTCCTGGGGACCGCTCGGGCTCACCGCCCGCCAGCGCACGTTCGACGTACCGGGGGCGGTGCGGGCGCTGCCTCCCTTCGACTCCCGCAAGCACCTGCCCTCGCGGCTCGCCCGGCTGCGCGAGCTCGACGGGCGCGCCGCCGTACGGGTGCGGGGACAGGGCACCGAGTTCGACTCGCTGCGCGAGTACGTCCGCGGCGACGACGTCCGCTCCATCGACTGGCGCGCCTCGGCCCGCAGCCCCCACGTCGTCGTCCGCACCTGGCAGCCCGAGCGCGACCGCCGCGTCGTCCTCGTCCTCGACACCTCGCGCACCTCCGCCGGCCGGGTCGCCCGGGTCGCGGGCGAGGCCGAGACCGACGGCATGCCCCGCCTCGACGCCGCCATGGACGCCGCCCTCCTCCTCGGCGCCCTCGCCTCGCGGGCCGGGGACCGCATCGACTTCGCCGCCGGCGACCGCCGGGTCCGCGCCCGCCAGCGCCTCCACGGCGTCCGCGACGTCGCCGCCCGCCTCCAGGAGCAGATGGCCGACCTCGACCCCACCCTCGTCGAGGCCGACTGGGACCTGCTCGCCGGCGCGGTCCAGGGCTTCGGGCGCCAGCGCGCGCTCGTCGTCCTGCTGACGGCGCTCGAGCCCTCGGCCATCGCCGACGGCCTGCTCCCCGTCCTCCCGGCCCTGACCCGGCACCACCGCGTCGTCGTCGCCTCGGTCCGCGACCCCGAGCTCACCCGCCTCGCCGAGGCCGCCGACGACCCCGCGCTCGCCCCCACCGCCGACACCGTCTACGACGCCGCCGCGGCCGCCCAGGAGCTGCACCGCCGCGACCGGATGCGCGCGGTGCTCCAGCGCCTCGGCGTCGACGTCGTGGACGCCGACGCGGAGAGCCTGCCGCCGGCCCTGGCCGACCACTACCTCGCGCTCAAGGCCCAGGGCCTGCTCTGA